One window of the Candidatus Jettenia sp. genome contains the following:
- a CDS encoding tetratricopeptide repeat protein, translating into MSHSLFIKRFCIILLLCLTGCQSVQNADKKYSGDLEASLLSDIEDGRLDIPFEQACLIASGVNSGKRMQGYLAKIDLLISRIHQETDIHKENDPLIKAKILFNWLRENTYEGIYNDCYNFRDTLNLKVGNCLSYAIQFTILCRHFDVDIKNVFIPGHIYNVLVSHEQTYYFEHTHSDGIVKHADKYHPQKKIMRDEELISELFLYKAYNANSNMKYEESMKYCQQALRCNPHDNRTVILLLDNYLAKKNYEDALRCLNEYLSRHPDDKKSFKNTYILLQRVCKKVDNRFK; encoded by the coding sequence ATGAGCCATTCCTTGTTCATAAAACGATTTTGTATCATACTATTACTATGCCTCACTGGTTGCCAGTCAGTACAAAACGCTGATAAAAAATATTCTGGCGACCTGGAAGCATCTTTGCTCTCTGATATAGAAGATGGCCGGCTAGATATACCATTTGAGCAGGCATGCCTTATTGCTTCTGGTGTGAACAGTGGTAAGAGGATGCAAGGATACCTGGCGAAAATCGATCTTCTCATCTCCCGTATTCATCAAGAAACGGATATCCATAAAGAAAACGATCCTCTCATAAAGGCAAAGATACTATTTAACTGGTTAAGAGAAAATACCTATGAAGGGATATACAACGATTGCTACAATTTCAGAGATACTCTTAATCTTAAAGTAGGAAACTGCCTTTCTTACGCAATACAGTTTACCATTCTCTGCCGGCACTTTGATGTGGATATTAAAAATGTCTTTATTCCTGGGCATATATACAATGTGTTAGTATCCCATGAACAAACATACTACTTTGAGCATACTCATAGCGACGGTATCGTCAAGCATGCAGACAAGTACCATCCCCAAAAGAAAATAATGAGGGATGAAGAACTTATTTCAGAGTTATTTCTGTATAAGGCTTACAATGCTAATAGCAATATGAAATATGAAGAATCCATGAAATACTGTCAACAAGCACTGCGGTGTAATCCTCATGATAATCGTACCGTCATCTTGCTTTTAGACAATTACCTTGCGAAGAAGAACTATGAAGATGCACTTCGATGTCTGAATGAGTATCTTTCTCGCCATCCAGATGATAAAAAATCATTTAAAAATACGTATATCCTATTGCAAAGAGTATGTAAAAAAGTAGATAATAGATTTAAGTAA
- a CDS encoding response regulator: MGKKILIIEDENEFFFFYTMMLEGTDYTIMRALDGKQAFEKIKEEKPDLIILDLLLDQMTGDTFLKQLKSNPIGAAIPVIIASSFSPRSYKTIFEIDPNLTFLEKPFTQERLLDEIKSRLR, translated from the coding sequence GTGGGTAAAAAAATACTCATCATAGAGGATGAGAATGAATTTTTCTTTTTTTATACGATGATGCTTGAAGGCACCGATTATACCATCATGAGAGCCCTCGATGGAAAACAAGCATTTGAAAAGATAAAGGAAGAGAAGCCAGACCTTATCATTTTGGATTTACTCCTTGATCAAATGACGGGTGATACCTTTCTGAAACAGTTAAAGTCAAATCCTATAGGCGCTGCTATCCCTGTCATTATCGCCAGCAGTTTCTCACCACGTTCATACAAAACCATATTTGAAATAGATCCAAATTTAACATTTTTGGAAAAACCATTTACCCAGGAAAGATTACTTGATGAGATAAAGTCCAGGTTAAGGTAG
- the treZ gene encoding malto-oligosyltrehalose trehalohydrolase: protein MRIGIHRSGNKGYEFTVWGPFLKTVSLKMVSPYQKNIPMEKDQRGYWKTMVEEVTQNISYYYRLDDERDRPDPASHFQPEGVHGPSQVIDHSFNWQDEHWRGIDPVEMIMYEVHVGTFTPEGTFDAVIQRLDDLRDLGVNALEIMPIAQFPGERNWGYDGVYPYAVQNSYGGPEGLKRLVNECHKKGISVILDVVYNHMGPEGNYLREYGPYFTDKYKTPWGDAINFDDAYSNEVRNFFIENALHWFRHYHIDALRLDAVHAIFDREAKHFLHELSERVEGFSLQAGRRFYLIAESDLNDSRVVVSRELGGHGMDGVWCDDFHHSLHTLLTGENQGYYLDFGKIEHLVKSVREGFVYSGEYSEFRKRNHGNSSKNVPAMHIAVFSQNHDQVGNRMLGERLSALVPYEALKLAAGMVLLSPYIPLLFMGEEYGESSPFLYFVSHCDPALVEAVRKGRKEEFGDFKWKGEPPDPQSRETFLKSKLHWEKRTEGSGKVLLDFYKHVIMLRRTVPALSYLDKKNLAVDGVEEDKIISMRRWKDSSHVFLIFNFNSIDVKFTSVFPKGTWIKILDSSEKMWNGPGSLLTKGLNPEQEIIIKGHSLVLYRSENL, encoded by the coding sequence ATGAGAATTGGAATACATCGTTCAGGAAATAAAGGTTATGAATTTACCGTCTGGGGCCCTTTTCTGAAAACGGTATCATTAAAAATGGTTTCTCCGTATCAGAAAAATATTCCCATGGAAAAGGACCAGAGAGGATACTGGAAGACAATGGTTGAAGAAGTGACCCAAAATATTTCTTATTATTACCGTCTTGATGATGAAAGGGATAGACCCGATCCGGCTTCTCACTTTCAGCCGGAAGGGGTACATGGTCCTTCCCAGGTTATCGATCATTCTTTTAACTGGCAAGATGAACACTGGCGTGGGATTGATCCCGTTGAGATGATAATGTATGAAGTCCATGTGGGAACATTTACACCAGAGGGAACCTTCGATGCAGTAATCCAGCGCCTTGATGACCTGCGGGATCTGGGGGTAAATGCCCTGGAAATAATGCCAATCGCACAATTTCCTGGTGAAAGAAATTGGGGATATGATGGGGTTTATCCCTATGCAGTTCAGAACTCATACGGAGGCCCGGAAGGACTTAAACGGCTTGTGAATGAGTGCCATAAAAAAGGAATCTCAGTTATCCTTGATGTTGTTTACAATCACATGGGGCCTGAGGGAAATTATCTCAGGGAATACGGTCCTTACTTTACCGATAAGTATAAAACGCCCTGGGGAGATGCGATAAATTTTGATGATGCATATTCTAATGAGGTAAGAAATTTTTTTATAGAAAATGCCCTTCACTGGTTCAGACATTATCACATAGATGCCCTTCGTCTGGATGCAGTTCATGCCATTTTCGACAGAGAAGCAAAGCACTTTCTTCACGAGCTTTCAGAAAGGGTTGAAGGATTCTCACTCCAGGCGGGAAGAAGATTCTATCTTATAGCGGAAAGTGATCTGAACGATTCCCGTGTTGTAGTATCAAGGGAACTTGGGGGACATGGTATGGACGGAGTGTGGTGTGATGATTTTCATCACTCACTCCACACCCTTCTTACTGGAGAAAACCAGGGATATTACCTCGATTTTGGGAAGATTGAGCACCTCGTGAAATCTGTAAGGGAGGGGTTCGTCTATTCAGGAGAATATTCGGAGTTCAGGAAGAGGAATCACGGTAATTCATCAAAGAATGTGCCTGCAATGCACATAGCAGTCTTCTCGCAAAACCACGACCAGGTAGGGAACAGGATGCTTGGTGAAAGACTCAGCGCCCTTGTGCCGTATGAAGCTCTTAAACTTGCGGCAGGAATGGTTCTTCTTTCACCGTATATTCCCCTTCTCTTTATGGGCGAAGAATATGGAGAGAGTTCACCATTCCTTTACTTTGTAAGCCATTGCGATCCTGCCCTTGTTGAAGCGGTGAGGAAAGGGAGGAAAGAGGAATTCGGTGATTTCAAATGGAAGGGAGAACCGCCTGACCCGCAAAGCAGAGAGACATTTCTGAAATCAAAACTGCATTGGGAAAAGAGAACCGAAGGCAGTGGGAAGGTTTTATTGGACTTTTATAAGCATGTAATAATGTTACGGAGGACAGTTCCGGCTCTTTCATATCTTGATAAAAAAAATCTTGCTGTAGATGGTGTTGAAGAGGATAAGATTATCTCTATGCGGAGATGGAAAGATTCAAGTCATGTATTTCTCATTTTCAATTTTAACAGTATTGATGTAAAGTTTACATCCGTATTTCCCAAAGGAACATGGATTAAGATACTGGATTCTTCAGAAAAGATGTGGAATGGGCCTGGTTCATTGCTCACAAAAGGACTCAATCCTGAGCAGGAAATAATTATAAAGGGGCATAGTTTGGTTCTGTATAGAAGCGAAAATCTCTGA
- a CDS encoding alpha-1,4-glucan--maltose-1-phosphate maltosyltransferase, with protein MQIDGRRVIIENIKPEIACGCFSVKRIIGEKVVVTADVFSDGHDAVWANVLYRGPEDNAWRDIPMQFKENDRWEGKFVVEKAGMYFYTIEGGIDYFKTWQNDLKKKFDAHQDIKIDISSGMQYIEGASKRASEDDKKKLWGYIDFLEREENKEKIVSVILTKELTDLMHTYKDRRFVTNYRNVLTIVVDRSKALFSTWYERFPRSCSSEPNTHGTLKDCETILPEIAEMGFDVFYLPPIHPIGKTNRKGKNNSTITDVNDVGSPWAIGSHEGGHKSIHPQLGTIEDFESLVHKAKDHGIEIAMDLAFQCSPDHPYVKEHPEWFKWRPDGSVQHAENPPKKYEDVLPLNFETEHWLPLWEELRSIVIFWIEKGISIFRVDNPHTKPFAFWEWLIKEIKNRHPHVLFLSEAFTRPKVMYYLAKLGFTQSYTYFTWRNTKKELIQYSTELTQTEVREYFRPNFWPNTPDILPEYLQYGGTPAFMIRLVLAATLSSSYGIFGPAFDLCVHEAIPGKEEYLNSEKYEIRYWYWDKPGNLKDFIARVNRIRRENSALQTISNLQFCEIDNDYLLSYEKATEDLSNILLIVVNLDAYHTQSGFVKVPIDKFGIEKSQPYLVHDLLSDDTYIWQGERNYVELNPGTLPARIFKIRKRLRKEIDFDYFM; from the coding sequence ATGCAAATTGATGGAAGAAGAGTTATTATTGAAAATATAAAACCAGAGATAGCATGCGGCTGCTTTTCTGTTAAGAGAATTATTGGGGAAAAGGTAGTTGTTACAGCGGATGTTTTCTCTGATGGTCACGATGCTGTATGGGCAAATGTCTTATACCGGGGGCCTGAAGATAATGCATGGAGAGATATTCCCATGCAGTTTAAGGAAAATGACCGATGGGAAGGGAAGTTTGTTGTTGAAAAGGCAGGAATGTATTTCTATACCATTGAAGGCGGTATTGATTATTTCAAAACCTGGCAGAACGATCTTAAAAAGAAATTTGATGCTCATCAGGATATAAAAATTGATATTTCCTCAGGGATGCAATATATTGAAGGGGCATCAAAAAGAGCTTCAGAAGATGATAAAAAAAAGCTATGGGGATATATTGATTTTTTAGAAAGAGAAGAAAACAAGGAAAAGATCGTTTCCGTTATCCTGACCAAAGAACTTACAGACCTGATGCATACCTATAAGGACAGGAGATTTGTTACAAACTACAGAAATGTGTTGACGATTGTGGTCGACAGATCAAAAGCCCTTTTTAGTACCTGGTATGAACGATTCCCAAGATCATGTTCTTCAGAACCTAATACCCATGGAACATTGAAAGATTGTGAAACCATTCTGCCGGAAATAGCCGAAATGGGATTTGATGTCTTCTATTTGCCGCCTATTCATCCGATAGGAAAAACAAATCGTAAAGGTAAGAATAATTCCACGATAACTGACGTTAACGACGTAGGAAGCCCGTGGGCAATAGGGTCTCATGAAGGCGGTCATAAATCTATTCATCCACAGCTTGGAACTATCGAAGATTTTGAGAGTTTGGTACATAAAGCTAAAGATCATGGTATAGAAATTGCGATGGATTTAGCATTCCAATGTTCACCCGATCACCCTTATGTTAAGGAGCATCCGGAGTGGTTTAAATGGCGACCTGATGGTTCGGTACAACATGCTGAGAACCCACCGAAGAAATACGAGGATGTATTGCCTTTAAACTTTGAGACGGAGCATTGGCTCCCGTTATGGGAGGAGTTGAGGAGTATTGTGATTTTCTGGATAGAAAAAGGCATCTCCATATTCAGGGTTGATAATCCCCATACGAAACCGTTTGCTTTCTGGGAGTGGCTAATAAAAGAGATAAAGAACAGGCACCCTCATGTTCTATTCCTTTCCGAAGCATTTACAAGGCCAAAGGTTATGTATTATCTTGCCAAACTTGGATTTACACAATCTTACACCTACTTTACCTGGAGGAATACAAAGAAAGAACTTATCCAATATAGTACAGAACTTACCCAAACAGAGGTCAGGGAGTATTTCAGGCCTAACTTCTGGCCCAATACACCCGATATTCTGCCTGAATATCTCCAATATGGAGGCACGCCAGCTTTTATGATACGGCTTGTTCTTGCTGCGACGTTATCATCAAGCTACGGTATTTTTGGTCCCGCTTTTGATCTCTGTGTTCATGAGGCAATTCCCGGAAAGGAAGAGTACCTTAACTCAGAGAAATATGAGATACGATACTGGTATTGGGATAAACCAGGAAATCTTAAAGATTTTATTGCACGGGTTAATCGTATACGGAGGGAAAATTCTGCTCTTCAGACCATCTCGAATTTACAGTTTTGTGAAATAGACAATGATTACCTTCTCTCGTATGAGAAGGCAACAGAAGACCTTTCCAATATACTCCTGATTGTGGTAAATCTTGATGCCTATCACACACAATCTGGGTTTGTAAAGGTTCCTATAGACAAGTTTGGCATAGAGAAGAGCCAGCCATACCTGGTGCATGATCTGTTGAGTGACGATACCTATATATGGCAGGGTGAAAGGAACTATGTAGAGCTTAATCCTGGCACTCTTCCTGCCCGTATATTCAAGATAAGGAAGAGATTAAGAAAAGAGATTGACTTTGATTATTTCATGTGA
- the treS gene encoding maltose alpha-D-glucosyltransferase gives MNQKEIYFEDDPFWYKDAIIYELHIKAFYDSNSDGIGDFGGLTEKLDYLENLGITALWLLPFYPSPLKDDGYDIANYFGVHPDYGLLREFKEFIKEAHRRGIRVITELVLNHTSEQHSWFQMARKAKQSSTLWNFYVWNDTSEKYNDARIIFKDFEHSNWAWDPVAKAYYWHRFYSHQPDLNYDNPHVQKKMLRVIDYWLDMGVDGLRLDAVPYLFEREGTNCENLSETHQFLKKLRAHVDSNFRNKMLLAEANQWPEDAVAYFGNGDECHMSFHFPLMPRQFMALWMEDRFPLIDILEQTPSIPEMCQWALFLRNHDELTLEMVSDEERDYMYRVYARDPIARINLGIRRRLAPLLGNNRRKMELMNILLFSLPGTPIIYYGDEIGMGDNYHLGDRNGVRTPMQWNIDRNAGFSRANPQKLYLPIIMDPEYHYEAVNVESQEKNQASFLWWMKRVIAMRKRFKAFGRGNIEFLFPDNPKVFAFLRRYQEENILVVVNLSRFSQLVELDLSKFSGYFLKDAFSGNKFPKIKDSPYILTLGRHDYYWFVVQKEEEGVKFKKIRTIPELQVSGSWETVFKGKTKEKLEREYLASYLAGCRWFGGKSEEIQEIKIIEDIPIRENTYATQILLLEVRYTARLSDTYLLPLSFSSGDKAESIVVENFSAVVAHIKGENFEGIIYDSIYDEEFRKHLLSIFARRLTIRGLQGQLISYTGKAFKKYKLKELFLEKPQVLKAEQSNSSLLYGKSLFLKLYRRLDEGINPELEIGKFLTEKVPFTHVPPFAGAIEYRRQGSEPMVIGMLQAFVPHEGDAWTYTLDWVERYFDKVLAKRTEIQEIPKVPMSFLEIAFQNIPVPLQELMEGVSLQMISLLGKRTAELHVSLSSEREDPDFTPEPFSVLYQRSLYQSMQALTKRVFGLLRRTIKNLPDHIKVSANEILNSEKKIMERFGTLLKLKMPAMKIRVHGDYHLGQVLYTGNDFIIIDFEGEPERPLSERRLKKSSLVDVAGMIRSFHYATHSALMKHSSIRREDIPVLEPWADLWYRYVGGAFLKSYYDTVENTSFIPKDKEVFGVLLRAFLLEKAVYELGYELNNRPEWVIIPLRGIKHLLEIQ, from the coding sequence ATGAACCAGAAAGAAATATATTTCGAAGACGATCCTTTTTGGTATAAAGATGCCATCATATATGAGCTTCATATAAAGGCTTTTTACGACTCCAATAGTGATGGAATCGGGGACTTTGGAGGTCTTACGGAAAAGTTGGATTACCTGGAAAATCTTGGTATAACCGCTCTATGGCTTCTTCCCTTTTATCCGTCTCCCCTTAAGGATGATGGGTATGATATAGCAAATTACTTCGGCGTTCATCCTGACTATGGTTTATTAAGAGAATTTAAAGAATTTATCAAAGAAGCCCACCGGCGGGGCATAAGGGTTATTACGGAGCTTGTCCTCAACCATACCTCAGAACAGCACTCATGGTTTCAAATGGCGAGGAAGGCGAAACAGAGTTCAACTCTGTGGAATTTTTATGTTTGGAACGATACCTCAGAAAAATATAACGATGCAAGGATAATATTCAAGGATTTTGAACACTCGAATTGGGCTTGGGATCCGGTGGCGAAAGCTTACTATTGGCATCGCTTTTATTCACATCAGCCTGATTTAAATTATGATAACCCTCATGTGCAGAAAAAAATGCTCAGGGTTATTGATTATTGGTTGGATATGGGTGTTGACGGATTGCGTTTAGATGCTGTTCCTTATCTTTTTGAAAGAGAGGGAACCAATTGTGAAAATTTGTCAGAAACTCATCAATTTCTGAAAAAGCTCAGGGCGCATGTTGACAGTAATTTCAGAAATAAAATGCTCCTTGCTGAAGCAAACCAGTGGCCAGAGGACGCTGTGGCCTATTTTGGGAATGGGGACGAGTGCCATATGTCCTTTCATTTCCCTCTGATGCCCAGGCAATTTATGGCCCTCTGGATGGAAGATAGATTTCCCTTAATTGACATCCTTGAACAGACCCCATCAATACCAGAGATGTGCCAATGGGCGCTCTTTCTAAGAAATCACGATGAACTTACCCTTGAGATGGTAAGTGATGAAGAAAGAGATTATATGTACAGGGTGTATGCAAGAGATCCGATTGCAAGGATAAACCTCGGTATTCGGCGTCGTCTTGCTCCGCTGCTCGGAAACAACAGGAGGAAGATGGAGCTTATGAATATTCTTTTGTTTTCCCTTCCCGGAACTCCTATTATTTACTATGGAGATGAGATCGGAATGGGAGATAACTACCATCTTGGTGACAGGAATGGTGTAAGAACGCCCATGCAGTGGAATATAGACAGAAATGCTGGTTTTTCGAGAGCAAATCCTCAAAAACTGTATCTGCCGATCATTATGGACCCGGAGTATCACTACGAGGCTGTCAATGTAGAGAGTCAGGAGAAGAATCAAGCGTCTTTTCTCTGGTGGATGAAAAGAGTTATAGCCATGAGGAAGCGTTTTAAGGCATTTGGAAGGGGAAATATTGAGTTCTTATTTCCCGATAATCCAAAAGTATTTGCATTTCTGCGCCGATATCAGGAGGAGAATATTCTTGTGGTAGTAAATCTCTCACGGTTTTCTCAGTTGGTAGAACTTGATTTATCAAAATTTTCGGGGTATTTCCTCAAAGATGCATTCAGTGGCAATAAATTTCCTAAAATAAAGGATTCTCCCTATATCCTTACCCTTGGCCGTCATGATTATTACTGGTTTGTGGTGCAAAAAGAAGAGGAAGGCGTGAAGTTTAAAAAGATCCGAACTATTCCGGAGTTACAGGTAAGCGGAAGCTGGGAAACGGTCTTTAAAGGAAAGACAAAAGAAAAGTTAGAAAGAGAGTATTTGGCTTCTTATCTGGCGGGATGCCGATGGTTTGGTGGTAAATCAGAAGAGATACAGGAGATTAAAATTATCGAGGATATTCCGATTCGGGAAAATACCTATGCTACACAGATTCTCTTGCTTGAAGTGAGATATACCGCACGGTTATCTGATACCTATCTTTTACCGCTTTCTTTTTCATCCGGAGACAAGGCAGAAAGCATTGTCGTGGAAAATTTTTCTGCAGTAGTCGCTCACATTAAAGGTGAAAATTTTGAAGGAATTATCTATGATAGTATCTATGATGAAGAGTTCCGGAAACATCTTCTTTCGATATTTGCAAGGAGACTTACTATTCGCGGGCTTCAGGGTCAGCTTATCAGCTATACCGGAAAGGCTTTTAAAAAGTATAAACTCAAAGAGCTCTTTTTAGAAAAACCCCAGGTTCTTAAAGCAGAACAGAGTAATTCATCTCTTCTTTACGGTAAATCGCTCTTTTTAAAACTTTACCGGCGACTCGATGAAGGCATAAATCCCGAACTGGAAATTGGAAAGTTCCTTACCGAGAAGGTTCCTTTTACCCATGTCCCACCATTCGCAGGGGCAATAGAGTATAGAAGACAAGGTTCCGAGCCAATGGTTATTGGCATGCTTCAGGCATTTGTTCCTCACGAGGGAGATGCATGGACATACACGCTTGATTGGGTGGAAAGATATTTTGACAAGGTTCTTGCGAAAAGGACTGAAATTCAGGAAATACCAAAAGTACCGATGTCTTTTTTAGAGATTGCTTTTCAAAACATACCCGTACCTCTTCAGGAGCTGATGGAAGGTGTGAGCCTTCAGATGATATCACTCCTGGGAAAAAGAACCGCTGAGCTTCACGTATCGCTTTCTTCTGAGAGAGAAGATCCGGATTTTACGCCTGAACCCTTTTCAGTTCTTTATCAACGATCTCTTTATCAATCCATGCAGGCCCTTACAAAAAGAGTTTTTGGGCTTCTGAGAAGAACTATAAAAAATTTGCCAGACCACATAAAAGTGTCTGCCAATGAGATCTTAAATTCCGAAAAAAAGATAATGGAACGCTTCGGCACCCTCTTAAAACTCAAAATGCCAGCAATGAAAATAAGAGTCCATGGTGATTATCACTTGGGGCAAGTTCTCTATACAGGAAATGATTTTATTATCATCGATTTTGAAGGAGAACCCGAAAGGCCTTTAAGTGAAAGAAGATTAAAGAAATCATCATTAGTAGACGTGGCTGGTATGATACGGTCCTTTCATTATGCAACGCATAGCGCCCTTATGAAACACTCATCCATAAGACGGGAAGATATTCCTGTACTGGAGCCCTGGGCAGATTTGTGGTACCGGTATGTTGGAGGCGCCTTTTTAAAATCATACTACGATACTGTAGAAAATACCTCTTTTATCCCAAAGGATAAAGAAGTGTTTGGTGTCTTGCTAAGGGCCTTCCTTTTGGAGAAGGCAGTGTATGAACTCGGATATGAATTAAATAATCGTCCTGAATGGGTAATTATTCCCCTGAGAGGAATAAAACATCTGCTGGAGATACAATAA
- the glgB gene encoding 1,4-alpha-glucan branching protein GlgB, with protein sequence MPDKKRNETGVYNTSLLTDHDIYLFKEGSHFKLYDKLGSHSTVVNGIKGTYFAVWAPNAQKVLVIGDFNQWNKETHPLKVRADGSGIWEGFIPGIGSGSAYKYHIISRYNNYKVDKGDPYAFRWEVSPKTASLVWDLDYEWGDNEWMKTRHKCNALDAPFAVYEVHFGSWRRVPEEGNRFLTYREMAHYLADYVKETGFTHVEFLPIMEHPFYGSWGYQTVGYFAPTSRYGTPQDFMYLIDHLHQNGIGIILDWVPSHFPSDEHGLVYFDGTYLYEHSDPKKGFHPEWNSYIFNHGRYEVQSFLISSALLWLDKYHIDGLRVDAVASMLYLDYARRDGEWIPNKYGGKENLEAITFIKKFNEAVYKAHPDTQTIAEESTAWPMVSKPTYIGGLGFGMKWNMGWMHDTLKYTSKDPIYRKYYHDQLTFSIWYAFAENFVLPLSHDEVVYGKGALIGKMPGDEWQKSANLKLLFGYMYGHPGKKLLFMGGEFAQWKEWNHEESLEWHALQYPSHLEVQRWVKDLNAFYRSEPAMHELDFDIHGFEWIDFHDWEHSNVSFIRKGRDADDIVLVVCNFTPVPWYNYRIGVPQGGFWKEAINSDAKIYGGSGHGNFGGVEAAPIPAHGRYHSLSLTLPPLGIVFFKSEGEKKRR encoded by the coding sequence ATGCCGGATAAAAAACGAAATGAAACAGGAGTATATAATACAAGCCTTCTTACCGATCACGATATCTATCTCTTCAAAGAAGGAAGTCATTTTAAGCTGTATGATAAATTAGGCTCTCATAGTACCGTTGTAAATGGGATTAAGGGTACTTATTTCGCTGTATGGGCTCCAAATGCGCAAAAGGTTTTGGTTATAGGAGATTTTAATCAATGGAATAAAGAGACCCATCCTTTAAAGGTGCGGGCTGATGGCTCTGGTATATGGGAGGGATTCATCCCGGGTATTGGAAGCGGAAGCGCTTATAAATACCATATAATCTCCCGGTATAATAATTATAAAGTGGATAAAGGCGACCCCTATGCCTTTCGATGGGAAGTTTCTCCCAAAACCGCTTCGTTGGTATGGGATTTGGATTATGAATGGGGCGACAATGAGTGGATGAAAACAAGGCATAAATGCAATGCCCTCGATGCACCCTTTGCTGTATATGAAGTCCATTTTGGTTCATGGAGAAGGGTGCCTGAAGAAGGAAATAGATTCCTCACCTACAGAGAAATGGCACATTACCTTGCCGATTATGTAAAAGAGACGGGTTTTACCCATGTTGAATTTTTACCAATTATGGAACATCCCTTTTATGGGTCCTGGGGATACCAGACGGTTGGGTATTTTGCGCCTACAAGCAGGTATGGAACTCCTCAGGATTTTATGTATTTAATCGATCATCTTCATCAGAACGGGATAGGTATTATTCTTGATTGGGTACCTTCTCATTTTCCAAGCGATGAACATGGACTTGTCTACTTTGACGGCACATATCTTTATGAGCACTCAGACCCCAAGAAGGGATTTCATCCGGAATGGAATAGTTATATTTTTAATCATGGAAGGTACGAGGTGCAATCTTTCCTTATTAGCAGTGCCCTCCTCTGGCTTGATAAATATCATATTGACGGCCTCAGGGTAGATGCTGTGGCCTCAATGCTCTATCTTGATTATGCAAGAAGAGACGGTGAATGGATACCAAACAAGTATGGAGGAAAGGAGAATCTTGAGGCAATAACCTTCATAAAGAAATTTAACGAGGCAGTCTACAAAGCCCATCCCGATACCCAGACGATAGCAGAGGAATCAACAGCATGGCCTATGGTATCAAAACCTACCTATATTGGTGGTCTTGGATTTGGCATGAAATGGAATATGGGATGGATGCACGATACCCTCAAATATACCTCAAAAGACCCTATTTACCGGAAGTATTATCACGACCAGCTTACCTTTAGTATATGGTATGCCTTTGCGGAGAATTTTGTTCTGCCTTTGTCACATGATGAAGTGGTTTATGGGAAAGGCGCTCTTATAGGAAAGATGCCAGGCGATGAATGGCAAAAGTCTGCAAATCTTAAGCTCTTATTCGGATATATGTATGGACATCCCGGCAAGAAACTCCTTTTTATGGGGGGAGAATTTGCTCAATGGAAGGAATGGAATCATGAGGAAAGTTTGGAATGGCATGCTCTCCAATATCCTTCTCATCTGGAAGTACAAAGGTGGGTTAAAGACCTGAACGCCTTTTACCGGAGTGAGCCGGCAATGCATGAACTGGATTTTGATATCCATGGATTTGAATGGATAGATTTTCATGATTGGGAGCATAGCAATGTAAGTTTTATAAGAAAGGGCAGGGATGCGGATGATATTGTCCTCGTTGTCTGTAATTTTACCCCGGTTCCCTGGTACAATTACCGGATTGGAGTTCCCCAGGGCGGTTTCTGGAAAGAGGCGATAAACAGTGATGCAAAGATATATGGAGGTAGTGGGCATGGAAATTTTGGAGGTGTCGAAGCTGCCCCCATACCTGCACACGGAAGATACCATTCCCTTTCTCTCACTTTGCCGCCTTTGGGTATTGTTTTTTTTAAAAGCGAAGGCGAGAAGAAACGCAGGTAA